Proteins from a genomic interval of Bacteroidota bacterium:
- the secE gene encoding preprotein translocase subunit SecE, which yields MNKVRAYVNDTYSELVTKVSWPAWKELQGSAVIVMVSTLITALLVYGMDVAFKFIMEMIYGFFS from the coding sequence ATGAATAAAGTAAGAGCATACGTAAACGATACCTACAGCGAACTGGTTACGAAAGTTTCCTGGCCAGCTTGGAAAGAATTACAGGGCAGCGCAGTGATTGTAATGGTATCAACCTTAATCACCGCCTTGCTTGTGTACGGAATGGATGTGGCTTTTAAATTTATTATGGAAATGATTTATGGATTCTTTAGTTAA
- the nusG gene encoding transcription termination/antitermination factor NusG, with protein sequence MSENTEIKTEETKAEEITAKEKTSKAKETPSAEEKRWFVVRAISGKEKKIKQNIEAEIKRAKLGKFVSQVLIPTEKVIQIRAGKKVSKERNFFPGYILVEATLSGEVPHTIRHVPGVLGFLGSKNGEPIPLRLSEVNRILGKVDELAESTEKVNIPFYVGDTVKIIDGPFNTFTGTVEEVNEEKKKLKVTVKIFGRKTPLELSYMQVEKQ encoded by the coding sequence ATGAGCGAAAACACTGAAATAAAAACCGAGGAAACAAAGGCAGAAGAAATTACTGCTAAAGAAAAAACTTCTAAGGCGAAAGAAACTCCCTCTGCCGAAGAGAAGCGGTGGTTTGTTGTGCGCGCTATCAGCGGAAAAGAAAAAAAGATCAAGCAGAACATCGAAGCGGAAATCAAGCGTGCAAAACTTGGAAAGTTTGTTTCGCAGGTTTTAATTCCAACTGAAAAGGTGATTCAGATTCGTGCAGGAAAAAAAGTGAGCAAGGAAAGAAATTTCTTTCCCGGATACATTCTGGTGGAAGCAACTCTCTCCGGAGAAGTTCCACATACCATCAGACACGTTCCCGGAGTTCTCGGATTTCTCGGAAGCAAAAACGGAGAACCCATTCCGCTTCGCCTTTCCGAAGTGAACCGCATTCTTGGAAAAGTGGATGAACTTGCTGAGAGCACTGAAAAAGTAAATATTCCGTTTTATGTGGGCGACACCGTTAAAATTATTGACGGTCCGTTCAACACATTCACCGGAACAGTTGAAGAAGTAAACGAAGAAAAGAAAAAACTGAAAGTAACTGTGAAAATTTTCGGGCGTAAAACTCCGCTCGAATTAAGTTATATGCAGGTTGAGAAACAATAA